In Mastacembelus armatus chromosome 4, fMasArm1.2, whole genome shotgun sequence, the following are encoded in one genomic region:
- the angptl1a gene encoding angiopoietin-related protein 1a, whose product MQGLMWSLCALLCLLFWDESYCRGSREARKTKEPLLTRSKRAPLDPDAKKCSYTFLVPQQKITGPICASTTGPEPDKDRVTRMDIADVREVLSKQRREIETLQLVVDVDGNLVNEMKLLRKESRNMNSRVTQLYMQLLHEIIRKRDNSLELAQLENRVLNVTSEMMRLASRYKDLEARFATMAGVVNNQSILISALEEQCLRTLGRGELPVVPPLVQVVPQNIPVNNRFTNEIQRDNNNRAFPRGSRMDSPTASPFGINPPPPQGTLTSDGPFRDCYQVRQAGHTTSGMYLLKTDSSDRLIQAWCEHGLDNGGWTVMQRRKDGSVNFFRNWENYKKGFGNIDGEHWLGLDNIYNLGKQGDYKLMIELEDWTGKKVYAEYSSFHLESESEGYRLRLGTYQGNAGDSFSSHNGKQFTTLDRDKDAFSGNCAHFHKGGWWYNACGQTNLNGVWYSGGVYRSKFQDGIFWADYGGGFYSLKSVQLMIRPID is encoded by the exons ATGCAGGGGCTAATGTGGAGCCTGTGTGCCCTCCTTTGCCTCTTGTTTTGGGATGAAAGCTACTGCAGAGGATCCAGGGAAGCCCGAAAAACCAAAGAGCCTCTTCTCACAAGGAGTAAAAGAGCTCCCCTGGATCCTGATGCCAAAAAGTGTTCCTACACTTTCCTGGTACCACAGCAGAAAATAACAG GTCCAATCTGTGCCAGCACCACAGGCCCTGagccagacaaagacagagtgACCCGTATGGACATTGCAGATGTGCGGGAGGTACTCAGCAAACAGCGGCGTGAGATTGAGACACTGCAGCTGGTTGTAGATGTGGATGGTAACTTGGTGAATGAGATGAAGTTGCTGCGTAAAGAGAGCAGGAATATGAACTCCAGGGTGACCCAACTCTATATGCAACTGCTGCATGAGATCATCAGGAAAAGAGACAACTCTCTGGAGCTGGCTCAGCTGGAGAACCGTGTCCTCAATGTGACCTCAGAAATGATGCGGTTGGCTTCTAGGTACAAGGACCTGGAGGCCCGGTTTGCAACAATGGCTGGGGTAGTAAACAACCAGTCCATTCTCATCTCCGCACTGGAGGAGCAATGTCTGAGAACGTTGGGACGTGGTGAGCTGCCCGTAGTTCCTCCACTGGTTCAGGTTGTACCACAAAATATACCAGTTAATAATCGTTTCACCAATGAAATACAGAGGGACAATAACAACCGGGCCTTTCCCCGAGGATCACGCATGGACTCCCCCACTGCAAGCCCCTTTGGGATCAACCCTCCACCACCACAGGGAACACTTACCTCAGATG GGCCCTTCAGGGACTGTTACCAGGTGCGACAGGCAGGTCACACCACCAGTGGGATGTACCTGCTTAAGACAGACAGCAGCGATCGGCTGATTCAAGCCTGGTGTGAACATGGCCTTGACAATGGAGGGTGGACTGTGATGCAAAGGAGGAAAGACGGCTCTGTTAACTTCTTTCGGAATTGGGAGAACTACAAA AAAGGCTTTGGAAACATAGATGGTGAACACTGGCTTGGGCTGGACAATATCTACAACCTAGGGAAACAAGGTGACTATAAATTAATGATAGAGCTAGAAGACTGGACAGGGAAGAAGGTGTATGCCGAGTACAGCAGCTTCCACCTGGAATCAGAGAGCGAGGGTTACCGGTTGAGACTGGGCACCTACCAGGGCAACGCAGGGGACTCCTTCAGCAGCCACAATGGCAAACAGTTTACCACGCTTGACCGAGACAAGGATGCATTTTCTG GTAATTGTGCCCACTTCCATAAAGGTGGCTGGTGGTACAATGCTTGTGGCCAGACCAATCTCAACGGCGTATGGTACAGCGGAGGAGTTTACCGGAGCAAATTTCAGGATGGAATCTTTTGGGCCGACTATGGAGGAGGTTTCTACTCTCTTAAGTCAGTGCAACTCATGATACGACCAATTGACTGA